A genomic window from Bordetella genomosp. 9 includes:
- a CDS encoding ABC transporter ATP-binding protein, with protein sequence MSKLMLEMRGITKHYGAVRANDGVDLDVRPGSIVGLLGENGSGKSTLMKILFGMTEPDAGVIVFKNRELSGHRPAAALEAGIGMVHQHFMLVDAMSVVENVMLGWPRAGRRVLRAADMAREIAAASAQYGLDLDPHAMVETLSLGARQRVEILKALLRGVDLLVLDEPTSNLSPPEVARLLDVMRRLRAEQRSVIFISHKLGEVLEICDDVVVLRDGKTVGRTSAALATRDSLAAMMVGRAGGGWTAAAREAGSPPGRALLTVMNLDLPGKVSEPGLRNVQCEVRAGEIVAIVGVDGNGQRELTDTIAGMREPAAGSIHIDGADMTRTGVRQRIAAGLSYIPSDRAATSLVPAMSIADNLMLRDYDREPYSRGPWLRSKATLADAARRLMRAYDVRAERPDIPVRQLSGGNQQKIVVAREVDRQPKVMVALQPTWGLDPAATRFVLERMLALRQAGSAVLYVTAELEEGLAIGDRIGVMYRGRLSALMPRDRATPERIGLLMATGEDGTDLAGRPA encoded by the coding sequence ATGAGCAAGCTCATGCTGGAGATGCGCGGCATCACGAAGCACTATGGTGCCGTGCGCGCCAACGACGGCGTCGATCTCGACGTCCGGCCCGGCAGCATCGTGGGCCTGCTCGGCGAGAACGGCTCCGGCAAGAGCACGCTGATGAAAATCCTGTTCGGCATGACGGAGCCGGACGCGGGCGTCATCGTGTTCAAGAACCGCGAGCTGTCCGGGCATCGGCCGGCGGCGGCCCTGGAAGCCGGCATCGGCATGGTGCACCAGCACTTCATGCTGGTCGACGCCATGAGCGTGGTGGAGAACGTCATGCTGGGTTGGCCGCGCGCCGGCCGCCGCGTGCTGCGCGCGGCCGACATGGCGCGGGAGATCGCGGCCGCCAGCGCGCAATACGGCCTGGACCTCGACCCCCACGCCATGGTCGAGACCCTGTCGCTGGGCGCGCGCCAGCGCGTGGAGATCCTGAAAGCCCTGCTGCGCGGCGTGGACCTGCTGGTGCTGGACGAACCGACCTCCAACCTGAGCCCGCCGGAAGTCGCCCGGCTGCTGGACGTCATGCGCCGCCTGCGCGCGGAGCAGCGTTCGGTGATTTTCATTTCGCACAAGCTGGGCGAAGTCCTGGAGATCTGCGACGACGTCGTGGTGCTGCGCGATGGCAAGACCGTCGGCAGGACGTCCGCCGCGCTCGCCACGCGGGACAGCCTGGCCGCCATGATGGTGGGCCGCGCCGGCGGCGGCTGGACGGCCGCCGCGCGCGAGGCCGGCAGCCCGCCCGGCCGTGCGCTGCTGACGGTCATGAACCTGGACCTGCCGGGCAAGGTGTCGGAGCCGGGGCTGCGGAACGTGCAATGCGAGGTCCGCGCCGGCGAGATCGTCGCGATCGTCGGCGTCGACGGCAACGGCCAGCGCGAGCTTACCGACACGATCGCCGGCATGCGCGAGCCCGCGGCGGGCAGCATCCACATCGACGGCGCCGATATGACCCGCACCGGCGTGCGCCAGCGGATCGCGGCGGGCCTGTCGTATATCCCGTCGGACCGCGCCGCCACCAGCCTCGTGCCGGCGATGTCCATCGCCGACAACCTGATGCTGAGGGACTATGACCGCGAGCCTTATTCGCGCGGACCATGGCTGCGCTCGAAAGCGACGCTGGCCGACGCGGCGCGGCGCCTGATGCGCGCCTACGACGTGCGCGCCGAGCGGCCGGACATTCCCGTGCGCCAGCTTTCCGGCGGCAACCAGCAGAAGATCGTGGTGGCCCGCGAGGTCGACCGGCAACCCAAGGTCATGGTGGCGCTGCAGCCGACATGGGGGCTGGATCCGGCGGCGACACGCTTCGTGCTGGAACGCATGCTGGCGCTGCGCCAGGCGGGATCGGCGGTGCTGTATGTCACCGCCGAGCTGGAGGAAGGCCTGGCGATCGGCGATCGCATCGGCGTCATGTACCGCGGCCGCCTGTCGGCGTTGATGCCGCGAGATAGGGCGACCCCTGAACGGATAGGACTGCTGATGGCGACGGGCGAGGACGGAACGGACCTTGCGGGGAGGCCGGCATGA
- a CDS encoding BMP family protein, protein MKSLPTPRRLFGLAATLACLGIPAAVLAQNAAPKAAMLLPGSINDQSWNAVGYAGLMKVKELGFDVSYSENVPAADHVNAMRDYARQGAKLIIGHSGRFLSAEQRVAPEFPNVQFITAAGSKGYPPNVMSIDFNNVHFGCQLGALMALMSKTGKIGGVYGLEGLPTTIDQVGSFRICAKQARPGVEVTILYIKDIEDAAAAKEAAFSLISGGADALVGQLNAAQGGLIQAAKEKNAWVAGRSYEHTAIAPQQVLTNIIEKWPEMYAAAATDVKAGKLSGAYKVYGYDTPGSTGAELGYAPDRAFNPSVPEAVVARLKLLQDELASGKLKIVPTKADAMGGKG, encoded by the coding sequence ATGAAATCCCTCCCTACCCCGCGCCGACTATTCGGCCTTGCCGCCACCCTCGCCTGCCTGGGCATCCCTGCGGCCGTCCTGGCGCAGAATGCGGCACCCAAGGCCGCCATGCTGCTGCCCGGCAGCATCAACGACCAGAGCTGGAATGCCGTGGGCTATGCCGGCCTGATGAAGGTCAAGGAACTGGGCTTCGACGTGTCGTATTCGGAGAACGTGCCCGCGGCGGATCACGTCAACGCCATGCGCGACTATGCGCGCCAGGGCGCGAAGCTGATCATCGGGCATTCGGGCCGCTTCCTGTCCGCGGAGCAACGGGTGGCGCCGGAGTTTCCCAACGTGCAGTTCATCACCGCCGCCGGTTCCAAGGGCTATCCGCCCAATGTGATGTCCATCGACTTCAACAACGTGCATTTCGGCTGCCAGCTCGGCGCCTTGATGGCCTTGATGAGCAAGACCGGCAAGATCGGCGGCGTATACGGGTTGGAAGGCCTGCCGACCACCATCGACCAGGTCGGCAGCTTCCGCATCTGCGCCAAGCAGGCGCGGCCGGGGGTGGAAGTCACCATCCTGTACATCAAGGACATCGAGGATGCCGCCGCCGCCAAGGAAGCCGCGTTTTCGCTGATCTCCGGCGGCGCTGATGCGCTGGTCGGCCAGTTGAACGCCGCGCAGGGCGGCCTGATCCAGGCGGCGAAGGAAAAGAATGCCTGGGTGGCCGGACGGTCGTACGAACATACCGCCATCGCGCCGCAGCAGGTGCTGACCAACATCATCGAGAAATGGCCGGAGATGTACGCGGCAGCGGCGACGGACGTCAAGGCCGGCAAACTGTCCGGCGCGTACAAGGTCTACGGTTACGATACCCCCGGCTCGACGGGAGCCGAGCTGGGCTACGCGCCGGATCGCGCCTTCAATCCGAGCGTGCCGGAAGCCGTGGTGGCGCGGCTCAAGCTGTTGCAGGACGAGCTGGCGTCGGGCAAGTTGAAGATCGTGCCCACCAAGGCCGACGCGATGGGCGGCAAGGGCTGA
- a CDS encoding ABC transporter permease, which produces MKADIAVASTDRPARPHWRPPNRQFVMAIVLGLAAVACLIALSGTDPMTATRAFVRGAFGSFDRISVALNKATPYILCGTGVALCFRANIINIGGEGQIALGGLAAAACALAFPFENPVLAIGTSLAAGVAAGALWAVIAALLHLTRRINEVIVTLLMNFVAVLAVQWIVQDYIGEAGAGFPQTPLLESAYWLPKFVAGSDLHWGAALAVVVAILGHVGLWHTKWGYTLRLAGASRAAARYAGVGVFGTTVAVMAVAGALAGLAGSVEVLGLHYRLIAGFSQGFGFNAVAIALLAGRQPLAVLPAGLFLGFLEAGALAMQREVGSPSSLVAMIEGLTMLFALVIAGAAGRKGRV; this is translated from the coding sequence ATGAAGGCCGATATCGCCGTGGCATCCACCGATCGCCCCGCGCGGCCGCACTGGCGCCCGCCCAACCGCCAGTTCGTCATGGCGATCGTCCTGGGCCTGGCCGCGGTGGCCTGCCTGATCGCTCTCTCGGGCACCGACCCGATGACGGCCACCCGTGCTTTCGTGCGCGGCGCCTTCGGTTCCTTCGACCGGATTTCCGTGGCGCTGAACAAGGCCACTCCCTACATCCTGTGCGGCACGGGCGTGGCCTTGTGCTTCCGCGCCAACATCATCAACATCGGCGGCGAAGGGCAGATCGCCCTGGGCGGACTGGCCGCCGCGGCGTGCGCCCTGGCCTTCCCGTTCGAAAACCCGGTGCTGGCGATCGGCACCAGCCTGGCGGCGGGCGTCGCGGCCGGCGCCTTATGGGCGGTGATCGCCGCGCTGCTGCACCTGACCCGGCGCATCAACGAGGTGATCGTCACGCTGCTGATGAACTTCGTCGCGGTGCTGGCGGTGCAATGGATCGTCCAGGACTACATCGGCGAAGCGGGTGCCGGCTTTCCGCAGACGCCCTTGCTGGAATCCGCCTATTGGCTGCCCAAATTCGTCGCCGGCAGCGACCTGCACTGGGGCGCGGCGCTGGCGGTCGTCGTGGCCATCCTCGGGCATGTGGGCCTGTGGCATACGAAATGGGGCTACACCTTGCGGCTGGCGGGCGCCAGCCGGGCGGCCGCGCGCTACGCGGGGGTGGGCGTGTTCGGCACCACGGTCGCGGTGATGGCCGTGGCGGGCGCCCTCGCCGGCCTGGCCGGATCGGTGGAAGTGCTGGGCCTGCACTACCGCCTGATCGCGGGCTTCTCGCAGGGCTTCGGCTTCAACGCGGTGGCGATCGCATTGCTGGCGGGCAGGCAACCGCTGGCCGTGCTGCCGGCGGGGCTGTTCCTGGGCTTCCTGGAAGCGGGCGCGCTGGCCATGCAGCGCGAAGTCGGATCGCCCTCATCCCTGGTGGCGATGATAGAAGGCCTGACCATGCTGTTCGCGCTGGTCATCGCGGGCGCCGCCGGCCGCAAGGGACGGGTATAG
- a CDS encoding ABC transporter permease has translation MSVLDFLASVLRIATPLLFGAMGSILSERAGVFAVGLEGMMLAGAFGAALFAFLTGDAVAGIAGSMAAGAIVAAIVAVVSVRLGADQMVTGLAVNVLVAGATSFLVRTASAHAHVPSLQAALLSPWPLPGLSGIPFLGPLLFAQPPLTYLALAMLAPLNFFLLRTPWGLTLRAVGENPAAAYAVGVDPNAVRMAAVIAGGAIAGLGGAVLVLQQVGTFTDGMTSGRGFLALAAIIVGRWTPWGAFAACLVFGAAEALHLRLQMSGLPVSSYVMQMLPYLIALAVLAGLGRSVRLPAGIGRYIERKSA, from the coding sequence ATGTCGGTGCTCGATTTCCTGGCGTCCGTGCTGCGTATCGCCACGCCGCTGCTCTTTGGCGCGATGGGCAGCATCCTGTCCGAACGGGCCGGCGTGTTCGCGGTGGGCCTGGAGGGGATGATGCTGGCCGGCGCTTTCGGGGCCGCCCTGTTCGCCTTCCTGACGGGCGACGCCGTCGCGGGCATCGCCGGCAGCATGGCGGCGGGCGCCATCGTGGCCGCCATCGTGGCCGTGGTGAGCGTCCGGCTGGGCGCCGACCAGATGGTGACCGGCCTCGCCGTCAACGTACTGGTGGCGGGCGCCACCAGTTTCCTGGTGCGGACGGCCAGCGCGCATGCGCATGTGCCTTCGCTGCAGGCGGCCCTGCTGTCGCCCTGGCCGCTGCCCGGGCTGTCCGGCATCCCTTTCCTGGGCCCGCTGCTGTTCGCGCAACCACCCCTGACCTACCTGGCGCTGGCCATGCTGGCGCCCCTGAACTTCTTCCTGTTGCGCACGCCCTGGGGACTGACGCTGCGCGCCGTGGGCGAGAATCCCGCCGCCGCCTATGCCGTGGGCGTCGACCCGAATGCCGTGCGCATGGCCGCCGTCATCGCCGGCGGCGCCATCGCCGGACTGGGCGGCGCGGTGCTGGTGCTGCAACAGGTGGGCACATTCACCGACGGCATGACCAGCGGACGCGGCTTCCTGGCGCTGGCGGCCATCATCGTGGGGCGCTGGACGCCATGGGGCGCGTTCGCGGCCTGCCTGGTCTTCGGCGCGGCGGAAGCGCTGCACCTGCGCCTGCAGATGTCCGGCCTGCCGGTCAGTTCCTACGTGATGCAGATGCTGCCCTACCTGATCGCGCTGGCGGTGCTGGCCGGCCTGGGCCGGTCCGTGCGGCTGCCCGCCGGGATAGGCCGGTACATCGAACGAAAAAGCGCGTAG